One Alcaligenes ammonioxydans DNA segment encodes these proteins:
- the holA gene encoding DNA polymerase III subunit delta: MGRRADHDTLLRELATPSAAFQPLYVVSGDEPLLLVEAADAVRARARQDGFTERSSFTLDARADWSQLFAVAQNISLFGDQKLVDINIPSGKPGKPGGDALQKLCELISGGQMDGTSFLIQLPRLDKATRNSKWCQALEQAAYWVEIQPISRHSLAGWIAQRLQAQDQSLERNSLEWMADKVEGNLLAAHQEIQKLALIYPPGQLTQQELESAVLNVARYSVFDLRDAMLAGHSQRALTILDGLQAEGEALPLVLWAVGEEVRTLARLSQARQQGMDLSNLFRQYRIFGPREKLVRQALDRIPPHSWPASVLHAHDIDRLIKGLHPNGRQQDPWEEMRRLTMRIAVATQAPRR, translated from the coding sequence ATGGGACGCAGGGCCGACCACGACACCTTGCTGCGCGAACTGGCTACGCCATCCGCCGCTTTCCAACCACTTTATGTGGTGTCTGGCGACGAGCCCCTCTTGCTGGTTGAAGCAGCCGACGCGGTACGCGCCCGTGCCCGTCAGGATGGTTTTACAGAACGCAGCAGCTTTACGCTGGATGCACGCGCAGACTGGTCCCAGCTATTTGCGGTGGCCCAGAACATCTCCTTGTTTGGCGATCAAAAGCTGGTGGATATCAACATCCCCAGTGGCAAACCCGGCAAACCGGGGGGCGACGCCCTGCAAAAACTGTGCGAACTGATTAGCGGTGGCCAGATGGACGGCACCAGCTTTCTGATCCAACTGCCCAGATTGGACAAGGCCACGCGCAACAGCAAATGGTGTCAAGCTCTGGAACAAGCGGCCTACTGGGTTGAAATTCAGCCCATCAGTCGCCACTCCCTGGCGGGCTGGATTGCCCAGCGCCTCCAGGCTCAGGACCAAAGCCTGGAGCGCAACAGCCTGGAATGGATGGCTGACAAGGTTGAGGGCAATCTGTTGGCTGCGCATCAGGAAATCCAGAAACTGGCCCTGATTTACCCACCTGGACAGCTCACCCAGCAAGAACTGGAGAGCGCGGTACTGAATGTGGCACGATACAGCGTGTTTGATCTGCGCGACGCCATGCTGGCGGGCCATAGCCAACGGGCGCTCACCATACTGGATGGCTTGCAGGCAGAAGGCGAGGCCTTGCCTCTGGTCTTGTGGGCCGTGGGTGAAGAGGTCCGCACCCTGGCGCGCCTGTCGCAAGCGCGTCAGCAAGGGATGGATTTATCCAACCTGTTTCGTCAATACCGCATTTTCGGTCCGCGTGAAAAACTGGTACGCCAGGCGCTGGATCGCATCCCGCCCCACAGCTGGCCCGCCTCGGTTCTGCACGCCCACGATATAGACCGTTTGATTAAAGGCCTGCACCCCAACGGACGTCAGCAAGACCCGTGGGAAGAAATGCGCCGCCTGACCATGCGTATCGCGGTCGCGACACAAGCGCCCCGTCGCTAA
- a CDS encoding LPS-assembly lipoprotein LptE produces MHSARLFSSSSMSAPAPRFWGLAGLIVLLSLVLTACGFHLKGVSPLPFDTLYTNITDNSAFGANLRRTLSASSPQTRFVERPQEAEALLQQLSLNRNQREISINAKGQVEEYELQLTFVFELLDAKGRPILPPTTLNVIREVPYDAEAVQAKDSEIEMIFRDMEQSLINRIVRRLSSPDVASAYHFLRSQPEASSMEEMELLPAREQAPL; encoded by the coding sequence ATGCACTCAGCCCGCCTATTTTCTTCCAGCTCCATGTCTGCTCCTGCACCCAGGTTCTGGGGACTGGCGGGCCTGATCGTCCTGCTCAGCCTGGTGTTGACCGCCTGCGGTTTCCATCTGAAAGGCGTGTCTCCGCTGCCGTTTGACACGCTATACACGAACATTACGGACAACAGCGCTTTTGGCGCGAACCTGCGCCGCACTTTATCGGCCAGCTCGCCGCAGACCCGCTTTGTTGAGCGCCCGCAAGAGGCAGAGGCCCTCTTGCAACAGCTCTCGCTCAACCGTAATCAACGTGAGATCTCCATCAACGCCAAAGGTCAGGTGGAAGAGTACGAACTGCAGCTGACCTTCGTGTTTGAACTGCTGGACGCCAAGGGCCGCCCCATCCTGCCTCCCACCACCTTGAACGTGATTCGAGAGGTGCCTTATGACGCTGAAGCGGTTCAGGCCAAAGACAGCGAGATCGAGATGATTTTCCGTGACATGGAACAGTCACTGATCAACCGAATCGTGCGCCGCCTGAGCTCTCCCGATGTCGCCAGCGCCTACCACTTCCTGCGCAGTCAGCCCGAGGCCAGCTCGATGGAAGAGATGGAACTGCTGCCCGCGCGAGAACAGGCGCCGTTGTAA
- a CDS encoding CopD family protein, with protein sequence MLWLKTFHILFVTSWFAGLFYLPRIYVNLAQEHDPKTHETLLGMARRLYRFMAPLAVLTLLTGLGLFLYYGIGKGQGWMHAKLTLVLVLFAFHGVCGRYLRQFQQGQQNRSHVFFRWFNEIPVIVLLLVLILVVIKPF encoded by the coding sequence ATGCTTTGGCTAAAGACCTTTCACATCCTGTTTGTGACCTCCTGGTTTGCCGGGCTCTTCTACCTGCCCCGCATTTATGTCAACCTGGCCCAGGAGCACGACCCCAAAACCCATGAAACGCTGCTGGGCATGGCTCGACGCCTGTATCGCTTCATGGCGCCCCTAGCCGTCCTGACCTTGCTGACGGGCCTGGGGCTGTTTTTGTATTACGGCATAGGCAAAGGACAGGGATGGATGCACGCCAAGCTGACCCTGGTTCTGGTTCTGTTTGCCTTTCACGGTGTGTGCGGACGCTATCTGCGGCAGTTCCAGCAAGGACAGCAAAACCGCTCACACGTATTCTTCCGCTGGTTCAATGAAATTCCGGTCATCGTTCTGCTGCTGGTCCTCATCCTGGTGGTTATAAAACCCTTCTAA
- a CDS encoding glutamate-5-semialdehyde dehydrogenase → MNDITQSSAATQVGDLSSMMQDLGKRAQLAARRMRAATGKAKADALRYMADALIEQKAQLQAANELDLQAARERQIAPAMIERLALSDRALEIMTTGLRQIADMDDPVGQISASRTRPNGMRVAQMRVPLGVIGIIYESRPNVTIDAAALCLKSGNATILRGGSEAFHSNQALAQIISNSLERAGLPKDAVQVVPTTDRDAVGLLVTMNDYVDVIVPRGGKSLIQRLSAEATVPLIKHLDGNCHVYVDEFADLEKANRIVFNAKTYRYGICGTMETLLVHRSIAPAFLPEMARQLQEKGVELRGCEQTRALVANVAPATEEDWETEFAAAILAVRIVDSMDQAMDHIAQYSSEHTESIVTENLSQAERFQREVDSSSVMVNLPTCFADGFEYGLGAEIGISTNRLHARGPVGLEGLTTYKWVLHGNGQMRG, encoded by the coding sequence ATGAACGATATCACCCAGTCCTCTGCCGCCACCCAGGTCGGCGATCTGTCCTCCATGATGCAAGATTTGGGCAAGCGTGCCCAGCTTGCTGCACGCCGCATGCGCGCCGCCACCGGCAAAGCCAAGGCTGACGCCCTGCGCTACATGGCTGACGCCCTGATTGAACAAAAAGCCCAGTTGCAGGCGGCCAACGAGCTGGACCTGCAAGCGGCACGTGAACGTCAGATTGCCCCGGCCATGATCGAGCGTCTGGCCCTGTCCGACCGTGCCCTGGAGATCATGACCACAGGCCTGCGTCAGATTGCCGACATGGACGATCCGGTCGGACAGATCAGCGCCTCGCGTACTCGCCCCAACGGCATGCGCGTCGCCCAGATGCGCGTGCCATTGGGCGTGATCGGCATCATTTACGAATCGCGCCCCAACGTGACCATTGACGCCGCCGCCCTGTGCCTGAAATCGGGCAATGCCACGATTTTGCGCGGTGGCAGCGAAGCATTCCACTCCAACCAGGCTTTGGCGCAGATTATTTCCAACAGTCTGGAGCGCGCCGGATTGCCCAAAGACGCCGTGCAAGTAGTGCCCACGACCGACCGCGATGCCGTCGGCCTGCTGGTGACCATGAATGACTACGTGGACGTCATCGTGCCGCGTGGTGGCAAAAGCCTGATCCAACGCCTGAGCGCCGAAGCAACCGTGCCGCTGATCAAGCATCTGGATGGCAACTGCCACGTCTATGTGGACGAGTTCGCCGATCTGGAAAAAGCCAATCGTATTGTCTTTAATGCCAAAACCTACCGCTATGGTATTTGCGGCACGATGGAGACCTTGTTGGTTCACCGCAGCATTGCGCCGGCTTTCCTGCCGGAAATGGCCCGCCAACTACAGGAAAAAGGCGTGGAACTACGAGGCTGTGAGCAGACCCGTGCGCTGGTCGCCAATGTCGCTCCCGCTACCGAAGAGGATTGGGAGACCGAGTTTGCCGCGGCCATACTGGCCGTACGCATTGTGGACTCCATGGATCAAGCCATGGACCATATCGCTCAGTACAGCTCCGAACACACCGAATCCATTGTGACGGAAAACCTGAGCCAGGCCGAACGTTTCCAACGTGAAGTCGATTCCAGCTCTGTCATGGTAAACCTGCCCACCTGTTTTGCCGACGGCTTCGAGTATGGCCTGGGAGCCGAAATCGGCATTTCCACCAACCGTCTTCATGCCCGTGGTCCAGTCGGCCTGGAAGGGCTGACGACTTATAAATGGGTGTTGCACGGCAACGGCCAGATGCGTGGTTAA
- the leuS gene encoding leucine--tRNA ligase: MQERYNPSEVEQLAQQNWTDRDAYRAVENATAPDGSLKPKFYACSMLPYPSGKLHMGHVRNYTINDMMARQLRMRGFNVLMPMGWDAFGMPAENAAIKSQVPPAKWTYDNIAYMKKQMQAMGLAIDWSREMCACDPEYYKWNQWLFLKMLEKGIAYRKTQTVNWDPVDQTVLANEQVIEGRGWRSGALVEKREIPGYYLRITDYAEELLDTVKTGLPGWPERVRLMQENWIGKSQGVRFAFPHDIRDEQGQLIQDGRLYVFTTRVDTIMGVTFCAVAPEHPLAALAARNNPELTAFIEECKKGGTTEADMATREKEGLPTGLSVKHPLTGADVPVWVGNYVLMSYGDGAVMGVPAHDERDFAFALKYQLPINQVIGVEGKEYDATQWQDWYGDKQQGQTINSGKYDGLTHVAAVDAIAADLNAKELGEKQTTYRLRDWGISRQRYWGTPIPIIHCDDCGPVPVPEKDLPVVLPEELIPDGSGNPLNKHDAFLKCACPSCGKPARRETDTMDTFVDSSWYFLRYTTPNLNDSMTDPRTDYWMPMDQYIGGIEHAVLHLLYARFWTKVMRDMGLVKIDEPFTRLLCQGMVLNHSYTRRTPQGGIEYFWPETVENVYDEKGAIIGARLKSDGQPVQYNGIGTMSKSKNNGVDPQSLIDTLGADTARLFIMFASPPEQTLEWSDSGVDGANRFLRRLWAFCYNHADALRAGNAQATDWSDLDAAAKRARLEIHSLLKQANYDYERIQYNTVVSACMKMLNTLEQTQWEDTPAAQRALAETTSILLRVLYPVVPHITWQLWRELGWADTLGDLLDAAWPDVDEQALIADEIELMLQVNGKLRGSLVVPQGAEKAAIEQAAAQHAAVLKYLEGRPAKRIIVVPGKLVNVVG; this comes from the coding sequence ATGCAGGAACGTTACAACCCCAGCGAGGTCGAACAACTCGCTCAGCAAAACTGGACCGATCGGGACGCCTATCGTGCCGTCGAGAACGCCACCGCTCCGGATGGCTCGCTCAAACCCAAGTTTTACGCATGCTCCATGCTGCCCTACCCCAGTGGCAAGCTACACATGGGCCACGTGCGCAACTACACCATCAACGACATGATGGCGCGCCAGCTACGCATGCGCGGTTTTAACGTTCTCATGCCCATGGGCTGGGATGCTTTTGGCATGCCCGCCGAAAACGCCGCCATCAAGTCACAAGTGCCGCCTGCCAAGTGGACTTACGACAATATCGCCTACATGAAAAAGCAGATGCAGGCGATGGGGCTGGCAATCGACTGGTCGCGCGAAATGTGCGCCTGCGATCCTGAATACTACAAATGGAACCAGTGGCTGTTCCTGAAGATGCTGGAAAAAGGCATTGCCTACCGCAAGACCCAGACGGTGAACTGGGACCCAGTGGACCAAACCGTTCTGGCCAACGAACAGGTTATTGAAGGCCGTGGCTGGCGCTCCGGTGCGCTGGTTGAAAAGCGTGAAATCCCCGGCTACTACCTGCGCATTACCGATTACGCCGAAGAGCTGCTGGATACCGTGAAAACCGGCCTGCCCGGATGGCCCGAGCGTGTACGCCTGATGCAGGAGAACTGGATCGGCAAGAGCCAGGGCGTACGCTTTGCGTTCCCTCACGACATTCGTGACGAGCAAGGCCAACTGATTCAGGACGGTCGTCTGTACGTGTTCACCACCCGCGTGGACACCATCATGGGCGTTACCTTCTGTGCGGTTGCTCCTGAGCACCCGCTGGCTGCCCTGGCTGCCCGCAACAATCCCGAGCTGACGGCCTTTATTGAAGAATGCAAGAAAGGCGGCACCACGGAAGCCGACATGGCTACCCGCGAAAAAGAAGGTCTGCCGACCGGCCTGAGCGTCAAGCACCCCTTGACGGGCGCGGACGTTCCTGTCTGGGTCGGTAACTATGTCTTGATGAGCTACGGTGACGGTGCCGTGATGGGCGTGCCTGCTCACGACGAGCGCGACTTCGCCTTCGCCCTGAAATACCAATTGCCTATCAATCAGGTCATTGGGGTAGAAGGCAAGGAATACGACGCCACCCAATGGCAAGACTGGTACGGCGACAAGCAGCAAGGTCAAACCATCAATTCCGGCAAGTACGACGGCCTGACGCACGTCGCGGCCGTGGATGCCATTGCCGCAGACCTGAACGCCAAGGAACTGGGCGAAAAACAAACCACCTATCGTCTGCGCGACTGGGGCATTTCCCGTCAGCGTTACTGGGGCACCCCGATCCCGATCATCCACTGCGACGATTGCGGACCGGTTCCTGTTCCAGAAAAAGATCTGCCCGTGGTCTTGCCCGAAGAGCTGATTCCCGATGGCAGCGGCAACCCGCTGAACAAGCATGACGCCTTCCTGAAGTGCGCTTGCCCTTCTTGTGGCAAACCCGCACGCCGTGAAACAGATACCATGGACACCTTTGTGGACTCGTCCTGGTACTTCCTGCGCTACACCACACCCAATCTGAACGATTCCATGACCGATCCACGCACCGATTACTGGATGCCCATGGATCAGTACATCGGTGGTATCGAACACGCTGTGCTGCACTTGCTGTACGCCCGCTTCTGGACCAAAGTCATGCGCGACATGGGCCTGGTCAAGATTGACGAGCCCTTCACCCGCCTGCTGTGCCAGGGCATGGTGCTGAACCACAGCTACACCCGCCGCACCCCACAAGGGGGTATCGAATACTTCTGGCCTGAAACTGTCGAAAACGTTTACGACGAAAAAGGCGCGATTATCGGTGCCCGCTTAAAGAGCGATGGTCAGCCCGTGCAGTACAACGGCATTGGCACCATGTCCAAGTCCAAGAACAACGGCGTGGACCCTCAATCCCTGATCGACACGCTGGGTGCGGACACCGCCCGCCTGTTCATCATGTTCGCCAGCCCGCCAGAACAGACGCTGGAGTGGTCTGATTCGGGTGTGGATGGCGCCAACCGCTTCCTGCGTCGCCTGTGGGCCTTCTGCTACAACCACGCCGATGCGCTGCGCGCCGGCAACGCCCAAGCTACCGATTGGAGTGATCTGGACGCCGCTGCCAAGCGCGCACGCCTGGAAATTCACTCGCTGCTCAAGCAAGCCAATTACGATTACGAGCGCATTCAATACAACACGGTTGTTTCGGCGTGCATGAAAATGCTCAACACGCTGGAACAGACGCAGTGGGAAGACACACCGGCAGCACAACGTGCGCTGGCCGAGACCACCTCCATCCTGTTGCGTGTTCTGTACCCGGTTGTCCCCCACATCACCTGGCAGTTGTGGCGTGAGCTGGGTTGGGCTGATACGCTGGGTGATCTGCTCGATGCAGCCTGGCCCGACGTTGATGAACAGGCCTTGATTGCCGACGAAATTGAACTGATGCTGCAAGTCAACGGCAAGCTGCGCGGCTCACTGGTCGTGCCTCAGGGAGCAGAAAAAGCCGCCATTGAACAAGCCGCTGCCCAACACGCCGCCGTGCTCAAGTATTTGGAAGGCCGCCCTGCCAAACGCATTATCGTCGTGCCCGGCAAACTCGTTAACGTCGTAGGTTAA